A window of Komagataeibacter medellinensis NBRC 3288 contains these coding sequences:
- a CDS encoding Ros/MucR family transcriptional regulator: MADETAEVEVRELAAEIVSAYVSRNELEAEMLPGLIHRVYEAVASLGRTEPAPAKPVPAVPLKKSIFPDYIVCLEDGKKLKMLKRHLKTAYNMTPDEYRERWGLPHDYPMVAPNYASHRSSLARKIGLGTKRED; the protein is encoded by the coding sequence ATGGCTGATGAAACGGCAGAAGTGGAAGTGCGTGAACTGGCTGCCGAAATCGTTTCGGCATACGTATCCCGTAACGAACTTGAGGCAGAGATGCTGCCCGGTCTGATTCACCGGGTCTATGAGGCCGTGGCATCGCTCGGGCGCACGGAACCCGCGCCTGCAAAGCCAGTGCCCGCCGTTCCGCTAAAGAAGTCGATCTTCCCCGATTACATCGTCTGCCTTGAGGACGGCAAGAAGCTGAAAATGCTCAAGCGTCACCTCAAGACCGCCTACAACATGACCCCTGATGAATACCGCGAGCGCTGGGGTCTGCCGCATGACTACCCCATGGTTGCCCCGAACTATGCCAGCCACCGCTCCTCGCTTGCCCGCAAGATCGGCCTTGGCACGAAACGTGAGGACTGA
- the rimI gene encoding ribosomal protein S18-alanine N-acetyltransferase: MNPPPVAAITPHAAMLARVHATAFAPLHRWDAPAMQALVDMPGVFTLLAPQGRGDSAGFIMARTVFDEAEILTFAVDPAWRRQGIGRDLLARCVRSVAQGGATSLFLEVAQDNAPALALYRGAGFAQVGLRRDYYPDGTDACVMQLTI, from the coding sequence ATGAACCCGCCCCCCGTAGCCGCCATAACCCCGCATGCCGCCATGCTGGCGCGGGTCCATGCCACAGCCTTCGCGCCGCTGCACCGCTGGGATGCGCCCGCCATGCAGGCGTTGGTGGACATGCCGGGGGTCTTTACCCTGCTGGCCCCGCAGGGCAGGGGAGATTCGGCTGGTTTCATCATGGCGCGCACGGTGTTTGATGAAGCCGAGATCCTGACCTTCGCCGTTGACCCCGCATGGCGGCGGCAGGGTATCGGGCGCGACCTGCTGGCGCGTTGCGTGCGTTCGGTGGCACAGGGTGGGGCGACGAGCCTGTTTTTGGAAGTGGCGCAGGACAATGCGCCTGCCCTTGCCCTGTATCGTGGCGCCGGATTCGCGCAGGTGGGCCTACGGCGTGACTATTACCCTGACGGGACGGATGCCTGTGTGATGCAGCTCACGATTTGA
- a CDS encoding succinate dehydrogenase iron-sulfur subunit, producing MVEFRLPKNSTVGKGRIFTATPGASNVKNFRIYRWSPDDDKNPVVDTYEIDLDKIGPMVLDALIHIKNDVDSTLTFRRSCREGICGSCAMNIAGENTLACLKPIRDIEGDIAIYPLPHMPVIKDLVPDLDGAYAQLRSIEPWLKSDTLPPPDSERRQSIEERAELDGMWECILCFCCSTSCPSYWWNGDRYLGPATLLAAYRWIADSRDEHTGDRLDALEDPLKLYACRTIMNCTQTCPKGLNPAKAIGRIKELQLERKA from the coding sequence ATGGTCGAATTCAGACTGCCAAAGAACAGCACGGTGGGCAAAGGCCGCATTTTCACGGCCACGCCCGGTGCCAGCAATGTCAAGAACTTCCGGATCTATCGCTGGAGCCCGGATGACGACAAGAACCCCGTGGTCGATACCTACGAGATTGATCTGGACAAGATCGGGCCGATGGTGCTCGACGCGCTGATCCACATCAAGAACGATGTCGACTCCACACTAACCTTCCGGCGCTCCTGCCGTGAGGGGATCTGCGGATCGTGCGCGATGAACATCGCGGGCGAGAACACGCTGGCCTGCCTCAAGCCCATCCGGGACATTGAGGGAGACATCGCGATCTACCCGCTGCCGCACATGCCGGTCATCAAGGATCTGGTGCCGGATCTGGACGGGGCCTATGCCCAGCTGCGCTCGATCGAGCCGTGGCTCAAGTCCGACACGCTGCCGCCGCCGGATTCGGAACGCCGCCAGAGCATCGAGGAACGCGCCGAACTGGATGGCATGTGGGAATGCATCCTGTGCTTCTGCTGCTCCACCTCGTGCCCGTCCTACTGGTGGAATGGCGACCGCTACCTTGGTCCGGCAACGCTGCTGGCGGCCTATCGCTGGATTGCCGACAGCCGCGACGAGCATACGGGCGACCGGCTGGATGCACTGGAAGATCCGCTCAAGCTCTATGCCTGTCGCACGATCATGAACTGCACCCAGACCTGCCCCAAGGGCCTGAACCCCGCCAAGGCGATCGGGCGGATCAAGGAACTGCAGCTTGAACGCAAGGCCTGA
- a CDS encoding sulfurtransferase TusA family protein, whose product MSDIEMTVLDITHEVCPMTFVRTRLALDSLSTGEKLLVRLRGATPLDNVSRSLGLLGHVVEEIQTEADGMTHQLVVLKS is encoded by the coding sequence ATGTCTGATATTGAAATGACGGTACTGGATATCACCCATGAAGTATGTCCCATGACTTTCGTTCGTACCCGTCTGGCCCTTGACAGTCTTTCTACCGGAGAAAAACTGCTTGTACGCCTGCGTGGCGCAACCCCGCTGGACAATGTATCGCGCAGTCTGGGACTGCTGGGGCATGTTGTGGAAGAAATACAGACAGAAGCAGATGGCATGACACACCAGCTGGTCGTGCTCAAATCGTGA
- a CDS encoding Fur family transcriptional regulator — protein MVMDSNGLQTRIERMCIERGLKMTGQRRVIARVLSEAHDHPDVEELYRRASLLDGRISVATVYRTVRLLEENGILERRDFGGSRARYETTGEGDHYHLIDVESGQVVEFTHADHAELLRRITAELGFDLVSHRLELFARRLPDVPEEQTTQVAQTQRKGRSRP, from the coding sequence ATGGTGATGGACAGTAACGGATTACAGACGCGCATCGAGCGCATGTGCATCGAGCGTGGACTGAAGATGACAGGCCAGCGCCGGGTCATCGCGCGTGTGCTGTCCGAAGCTCATGATCACCCCGATGTGGAGGAACTCTACCGTCGTGCCTCCCTTCTGGATGGGCGGATATCGGTTGCCACGGTGTACCGTACCGTTCGCCTGCTGGAAGAAAATGGCATCCTTGAGCGGCGTGATTTCGGTGGCAGCCGCGCGCGTTACGAGACGACCGGGGAAGGCGACCACTACCACCTCATCGACGTGGAAAGCGGGCAGGTGGTGGAGTTTACGCACGCCGACCATGCCGAACTGCTGCGCCGGATCACAGCCGAACTGGGGTTTGATCTGGTATCTCATCGGCTGGAACTGTTTGCGCGCAGGTTGCCTGACGTGCCAGAAGAACAGACGACACAGGTGGCGCAAACGCAGCGGAAAGGCAGATCACGGCCTTGA
- a CDS encoding GNAT family N-acetyltransferase, translated as MSIEKTIHSLSTLDLERNGFPELRGGNLGVRIAATEEERDAAQALRYRVFYEEMGARPDSRTARLRRDVDEFDEYADHLLVIDHAISSGARGVVGTYRLMQGDAARKLGRFYTSNEYDISPLTDFPGRLLEVGRSCVDQNYRGRAAMQLLWRGIASYIFLHRIDVLFGCASLPGTDPDALSDELTYLYQNHLAPPALRVRAVPERRVEMLRSDPQLLDHRRTLARLPPLIKGYLRLGGYIGDGAVIDEQFNTIDVAVLVKSELLADKYYRHYERRLRDALD; from the coding sequence TTGAGTATCGAGAAGACCATTCACTCCCTTTCTACATTGGACCTTGAACGCAACGGTTTCCCTGAACTGCGAGGGGGTAATCTTGGCGTCAGGATTGCCGCGACCGAAGAGGAACGCGATGCCGCGCAGGCACTGCGTTACCGGGTGTTCTATGAGGAAATGGGGGCCCGCCCCGATTCCCGTACGGCCCGCCTGCGTCGCGATGTGGACGAATTCGATGAATATGCCGATCACCTTCTTGTGATCGACCATGCCATTTCCTCGGGCGCGCGCGGCGTTGTGGGTACGTATCGCCTCATGCAGGGCGATGCGGCCAGAAAGCTGGGCAGGTTCTATACATCCAACGAATACGACATCTCCCCTCTGACCGATTTTCCCGGCCGCTTGCTCGAAGTCGGGCGCTCCTGCGTGGATCAGAACTATCGTGGCCGCGCTGCCATGCAACTGTTATGGCGGGGCATTGCCTCCTACATTTTCCTTCACCGGATCGATGTGCTGTTCGGTTGCGCCAGTCTGCCGGGGACCGACCCCGATGCACTGTCCGATGAACTGACCTATCTCTACCAGAACCATCTTGCCCCACCTGCGCTGCGCGTGCGCGCCGTGCCGGAACGGCGGGTGGAAATGCTGCGTTCCGACCCGCAACTGCTTGACCACCGGCGCACGCTTGCCCGCTTGCCCCCGCTGATAAAGGGGTACCTGCGACTGGGCGGGTATATTGGTGATGGCGCGGTGATTGATGAGCAGTTCAACACCATTGATGTGGCAGTTCTGGTCAAGAGTGAACTGCTGGCCGACAAGTATTACCGCCATTACGAGCGCCGCCTGCGTGACGCGCTGGACTAA
- a CDS encoding ATP-binding protein — MPAARRITLWPRGLVGRVMFVLLVAVALVFVGSSVFYEEAETYTIDDAQLEQVGERLVIDARVLAATPTSQRMVLAAMLSTGDLAVDWRTPAQQGMLKVQPTSLHMLHDRMAGTLPALQGDALNLSGTIAGTTDVRGTLRLPDGSYMGFMAPDILQPHHMRRGIVSAAILAGAVLLAAGMLVRALSMPLRALADVADTVGSGRWVPLADKGPREVRYLARAINAMQDRINRLIADRTEALAAVSHDLRTPLARLRLRAGFLDDANAQKEIEADVTEMEAMITGVLAYLSGEKDPEPARPTNVASILATRVDDDADQGRDVTYAGPDQAQAVVRPLALKRVLGNLIDNAVNYGGNAHVSLTVMADSLLIRVEDDGPGLSDAEIGRVTTPFYRVEGSRSRSTGGLGLGLAIVSREVARDGGRFRLYNRPQGGLCAEIVLPRNAVIRPAS, encoded by the coding sequence ATGCCAGCGGCGCGGCGCATCACGCTGTGGCCGCGCGGACTGGTGGGGCGCGTCATGTTCGTGCTGCTCGTGGCCGTGGCCCTCGTCTTTGTTGGCAGTTCCGTCTTTTATGAGGAAGCCGAGACCTACACCATTGATGACGCCCAGCTTGAACAGGTGGGCGAGCGTCTGGTGATTGACGCGCGCGTGCTGGCGGCAACGCCCACGTCGCAACGCATGGTGCTGGCCGCCATGCTTTCCACCGGGGACCTGGCGGTAGACTGGCGCACGCCCGCACAACAGGGCATGCTGAAGGTGCAGCCCACTTCCCTGCATATGCTTCATGACCGTATGGCGGGCACGCTGCCCGCCCTGCAGGGGGATGCGCTGAACCTGTCGGGCACCATTGCGGGCACGACCGATGTGCGCGGCACACTACGCCTGCCCGATGGCAGTTACATGGGCTTCATGGCGCCCGATATTCTCCAGCCCCACCACATGCGCCGCGGGATCGTGTCGGCCGCGATTCTTGCCGGTGCGGTGCTGCTGGCGGCGGGCATGCTGGTGCGCGCGCTCAGCATGCCGCTACGTGCGCTGGCCGATGTGGCCGATACCGTAGGTTCTGGCCGCTGGGTACCGCTGGCGGACAAGGGCCCGCGTGAGGTACGCTATCTGGCCCGTGCCATCAACGCGATGCAGGACCGCATAAACCGCCTGATCGCTGACCGGACCGAGGCACTGGCCGCCGTCTCGCACGACCTGCGCACACCGCTGGCCCGCCTGCGGCTGCGCGCGGGCTTTCTGGATGATGCGAACGCCCAGAAGGAGATCGAGGCGGACGTGACGGAAATGGAGGCCATGATCACCGGCGTGCTGGCCTATCTTTCAGGCGAGAAGGACCCCGAACCGGCGCGCCCGACCAATGTCGCCTCCATCCTTGCCACCCGCGTGGATGATGATGCCGATCAGGGCCGCGACGTGACCTATGCCGGTCCCGATCAGGCGCAGGCCGTGGTCCGCCCGCTGGCGCTCAAGCGCGTTCTGGGCAACCTGATTGACAATGCCGTGAATTATGGCGGAAACGCCCATGTCAGCCTGACCGTGATGGCGGACAGCCTGCTGATCCGGGTGGAGGATGACGGCCCCGGCCTGTCCGATGCCGAGATCGGGCGTGTCACGACGCCCTTCTACCGGGTGGAGGGTTCGCGCTCGCGCAGTACAGGCGGGCTGGGGCTGGGGCTGGCCATCGTCAGCCGCGAGGTCGCGCGCGATGGCGGCCGCTTCCGGCTATACAATCGCCCGCAGGGCGGCCTGTGCGCCGAAATTGTCCTGCCCCGCAATGCCGTGATACGTCCGGCCAGCTAA
- a CDS encoding tyrosine-protein phosphatase, giving the protein MFEGNLSTPTGRSRAWIDSLFVDHAILRQTWTNFRTVIPGRVYRCNHPTPWRLRLATRRYGLKTLVNLRGHRKCGSDALSREAAHNIGLTHIDMAFESRNAPHRDRIERFERIYHDIRFPMLMHCKSGADRTGLAAGLVILFEGGTAQQALRQLSWKNGHFNTSRTGVLDAFFLRYQAEAEGRIAFMDWVRTEYDEDRLRADFRAGRIAAFMNDKVLRRE; this is encoded by the coding sequence GTGTTTGAGGGAAACCTGTCCACCCCCACCGGCCGCAGCCGCGCCTGGATCGACAGCCTGTTCGTGGACCATGCGATCCTGCGCCAGACCTGGACCAATTTCCGCACGGTCATTCCCGGCCGGGTCTATCGCTGCAACCACCCGACACCATGGCGGCTACGGCTGGCCACGCGGCGCTACGGGCTGAAAACACTGGTCAACCTGCGCGGGCACCGTAAATGCGGGTCCGATGCCCTGTCACGCGAAGCGGCCCATAATATCGGCCTGACCCATATCGACATGGCATTTGAAAGCCGCAATGCCCCGCACCGTGACCGCATAGAACGCTTTGAGCGGATTTACCACGACATCCGCTTTCCCATGCTCATGCACTGCAAATCCGGTGCAGACCGCACGGGGCTGGCGGCAGGGCTTGTCATCTTGTTCGAAGGGGGCACGGCACAACAGGCGCTACGCCAGCTTTCATGGAAGAACGGCCACTTCAACACTTCACGCACAGGAGTGCTTGATGCCTTCTTCCTGCGCTACCAGGCAGAAGCCGAAGGGCGCATTGCGTTCATGGACTGGGTCCGCACCGAATATGATGAAGACCGCCTGCGCGCGGACTTCCGCGCGGGTCGGATCGCGGCCTTCATGAATGACAAAGTCCTGCGGCGAGAATGA
- a CDS encoding malonic semialdehyde reductase, protein MALDDAGLDLLFRDARTPVAWNDRPVGQDTLRQLYDLVRLGPTSGNCCPARFVFITTESCRERLRPALSGGNVQRVMTAPVTVIVAHDPLFFDRMDTLNTAPGIRQWFAADVGLAEETAFRNGTLQGGYLIMAARALGLSVLPLSGFDAAMVEDCFLSNRGWQANFLVSLGYTDGPPPTPRASRLDFDDACVVV, encoded by the coding sequence ATGGCGCTTGACGACGCTGGGCTTGATCTTCTGTTTCGTGATGCACGCACGCCGGTTGCATGGAATGACCGGCCCGTGGGTCAGGACACGCTGCGGCAGCTATACGATCTGGTCCGCCTTGGGCCGACTTCGGGCAACTGCTGCCCGGCCCGCTTCGTGTTCATCACGACCGAGAGTTGCCGTGAGCGCCTGCGCCCTGCCCTGTCGGGTGGTAACGTGCAGCGGGTGATGACCGCTCCGGTCACGGTTATCGTCGCGCATGACCCGCTGTTCTTTGACCGCATGGACACGCTGAACACCGCACCCGGCATCCGGCAGTGGTTTGCAGCCGACGTGGGGCTGGCGGAGGAGACGGCGTTTCGGAACGGCACGCTGCAAGGTGGCTATCTGATCATGGCCGCGCGCGCGTTGGGGCTGTCCGTGCTGCCGCTGTCAGGGTTTGATGCGGCCATGGTGGAAGACTGTTTCCTGTCAAACAGGGGCTGGCAGGCCAATTTCCTTGTCAGCCTCGGTTATACCGATGGGCCGCCACCTACGCCTCGCGCGTCGCGCCTGGATTTTGATGACGCCTGCGTGGTTGTCTAG
- a CDS encoding helix-turn-helix domain-containing protein, whose protein sequence is MPATSNPVDVHVGNRIRLRRTLLGMSQERLGNALGLTFQQVQKYERGRNRVGASRLYDLACVLDVPVAFFFVGLPDAVDSMDAGTAGPEGVSEPGVQLAETMVVAETPSSAATEDLGLFSRRETIELVRAYYGIEDSSTRRRVLDLVRSMGAY, encoded by the coding sequence ATGCCAGCAACATCCAATCCTGTTGATGTGCATGTTGGTAACCGTATCCGCTTGCGGCGCACATTGCTGGGCATGTCACAGGAGCGTCTGGGCAATGCCCTGGGCCTTACATTCCAGCAGGTCCAGAAATACGAGCGCGGTCGTAACCGGGTGGGGGCGTCACGGCTGTATGATCTGGCCTGTGTCCTGGATGTCCCGGTGGCTTTTTTCTTTGTGGGGCTGCCCGACGCGGTTGACAGCATGGATGCGGGCACGGCCGGGCCGGAAGGTGTGTCCGAGCCGGGCGTGCAGCTTGCCGAGACTATGGTGGTAGCCGAGACGCCTTCGTCCGCTGCTACCGAGGATCTGGGTCTCTTCTCGCGCCGTGAGACCATCGAACTGGTGCGGGCCTATTATGGAATCGAGGATAGCAGCACACGCCGCCGCGTGCTTGACCTTGTCCGTTCAATGGGGGCGTACTGA
- the lnt gene encoding apolipoprotein N-acyltransferase, with amino-acid sequence MTFLLRKYVALARLHGWRADLVMVLAGGLYALAFPPVHAVIMLPVAFCLLALAIDNAMGWREAARRGFLFAMGLYSVGLYWLMYAILLRADDFWWLVPLASPGCALILAPLSALSAGVSRLVPRGTGRLVVLAALWTLTDMARVYVFSGFPWNPPGSVWEFPGFAGDVLIQPAAWIGVDGLTLLTCLLSLAPLYQRVGRLACLGLVVVWVGAGALRLGSLHDTYGHNPEVVLVQGNVPESDKISGNADVAIFRRYLGLTREGVAQGVAQAQGRPVVFAWPESAFPGLLLEDDIARPMIAQAGQGADAGVIGTVRWLQDDHHWRNSMAALLPPDGVAAAVYDKAHLVPFGEYQPALLPFHVVPGEGMTPGPAVQTWHLPGIAPVGPLICYEVIFSGQVVDPHDRPTWLLNSTNDAWYGNSAGPRQHLAAVRMRAVEEGLPVARAANTGISAVYDGRGHELARLGWGLQGVLVHAVPDALPCTVFGRFGRWIPLVLVLAVGLAGFWRSKRAG; translated from the coding sequence ATGACATTTCTGTTGCGCAAATATGTGGCACTTGCCCGCCTGCACGGCTGGCGGGCCGATCTGGTTATGGTTCTGGCGGGCGGCCTCTATGCCCTTGCTTTTCCGCCGGTCCATGCGGTCATCATGCTGCCGGTTGCCTTCTGCCTGCTGGCTCTGGCTATTGATAACGCCATGGGTTGGCGGGAGGCGGCAAGGCGCGGTTTCCTGTTTGCCATGGGACTGTACAGTGTCGGGCTGTACTGGCTCATGTATGCCATCTTGCTGCGGGCGGACGATTTCTGGTGGCTGGTGCCACTCGCTTCCCCCGGTTGTGCGCTGATCCTGGCGCCGCTGAGCGCTCTGTCGGCCGGTGTGTCCCGGCTTGTGCCGCGCGGCACGGGGCGGCTGGTGGTTCTGGCCGCGCTATGGACCCTGACGGATATGGCGCGGGTCTATGTATTCAGCGGTTTCCCATGGAATCCGCCGGGCAGTGTCTGGGAATTTCCAGGCTTTGCGGGCGATGTCCTGATCCAGCCCGCTGCCTGGATCGGGGTGGATGGACTGACCCTGCTGACCTGCCTGCTCTCGCTTGCGCCGTTATACCAGCGTGTGGGGCGCTTGGCCTGTCTGGGTCTTGTGGTGGTGTGGGTCGGGGCCGGTGCGCTGCGTCTGGGCAGCCTGCACGATACCTATGGTCATAACCCCGAAGTGGTACTGGTGCAGGGCAATGTGCCGGAATCCGACAAGATTTCCGGGAATGCAGATGTTGCGATCTTTCGCCGCTATCTTGGCCTGACCCGTGAGGGGGTGGCACAGGGTGTTGCGCAGGCACAGGGGCGGCCGGTCGTATTCGCCTGGCCTGAATCGGCCTTTCCCGGCCTGTTGCTGGAAGATGACATTGCGCGCCCCATGATCGCGCAGGCAGGCCAGGGGGCTGATGCTGGTGTGATCGGTACCGTGCGATGGCTGCAGGATGACCATCACTGGCGTAACAGCATGGCGGCTCTGCTGCCGCCTGATGGTGTGGCCGCCGCCGTTTATGACAAGGCGCATCTGGTTCCCTTTGGTGAGTACCAGCCCGCACTTCTGCCCTTTCATGTTGTGCCGGGGGAGGGAATGACCCCCGGCCCTGCAGTACAGACATGGCACCTGCCCGGCATTGCCCCGGTGGGGCCGCTGATCTGTTACGAGGTGATTTTCTCAGGGCAGGTCGTTGATCCCCATGACCGGCCGACATGGCTGCTGAACAGCACGAACGATGCCTGGTATGGCAATAGCGCAGGCCCCCGCCAGCATCTGGCAGCGGTGCGGATGCGTGCGGTAGAAGAAGGCCTGCCGGTGGCGCGTGCTGCCAATACCGGAATCTCGGCCGTTTATGACGGTCGTGGCCATGAACTTGCGCGTCTGGGTTGGGGGCTGCAAGGGGTGCTGGTCCATGCCGTGCCTGATGCCCTGCCCTGTACGGTTTTTGGCCGGTTCGGGCGCTGGATTCCGCTGGTGCTTGTGCTGGCTGTCGGTCTGGCTGGTTTCTGGCGCAGTAAACGTGCGGGTTGA
- the tsaB gene encoding tRNA (adenosine(37)-N6)-threonylcarbamoyltransferase complex dimerization subunit type 1 TsaB encodes MRILVMDGAPAGADAQAVIACLVVQDGVPTLLASRVATGRGAAEQFPQLATDLFAQCGWTHAMPELVGVVVGPGSFTGLRASLAFAHGLSVGSGCAVVGVTAGEAMRDAMQAAALPFSALSLCCTIARRGRVFIEMPGEGAATQVEAHMLDTLALPAGPLLLAGNGAQWVHDAVAGRDDVHILPLMQPDPLAIAATALRRWQGDLPPLAAQPLYVDAPEAKLPAAGLRPAPVPPPA; translated from the coding sequence ATGCGGATACTGGTGATGGATGGCGCCCCCGCAGGGGCGGACGCGCAGGCCGTTATCGCCTGCCTGGTAGTGCAGGATGGTGTCCCGACCCTACTGGCCAGTCGCGTGGCCACGGGGCGGGGGGCGGCCGAGCAGTTCCCCCAGCTTGCTACCGACCTGTTCGCCCAGTGCGGCTGGACCCATGCCATGCCGGAACTGGTGGGCGTGGTAGTGGGGCCGGGTTCATTTACCGGATTACGGGCCTCGCTTGCCTTTGCCCATGGGCTTTCGGTGGGTTCGGGCTGCGCGGTGGTGGGAGTTACGGCAGGCGAAGCCATGCGCGATGCCATGCAGGCAGCCGCCCTGCCGTTTTCCGCCCTGTCCCTGTGTTGCACCATTGCGCGGCGGGGGCGTGTCTTCATTGAAATGCCGGGCGAGGGGGCCGCAACGCAGGTTGAAGCCCATATGCTCGATACGCTTGCCCTGCCCGCAGGCCCGCTGTTACTGGCCGGTAATGGTGCCCAATGGGTGCACGATGCCGTAGCGGGCAGGGATGACGTGCATATCCTGCCCCTGATGCAGCCCGACCCGCTGGCCATTGCCGCCACTGCCCTGCGCCGTTGGCAGGGCGACCTGCCGCCACTGGCCGCACAGCCGCTTTATGTGGATGCACCGGAGGCAAAGCTGCCTGCCGCAGGCCTGCGGCCCGCCCCGGTTCCGCCTCCTGCATGA
- a CDS encoding NifU family protein — MFIETEDTPNPATLKFLPGREIMANGATADFISPDSVAGRSKLAEVLFDLDGVARVFFGNDFVAVTRADSTEWEGLRPQVLAVLADYLATGQAVVESDAQVVEDLIAPGDEEIVQQIKELLDTRVRPAVAGDGGDIVFRGYRDGIVRLTMQGACSGCPSSRATLKHGVENMLRHYVPEVVSVEQVEA; from the coding sequence ATGTTCATCGAAACGGAAGACACCCCCAATCCTGCCACGCTGAAATTCCTGCCGGGGCGCGAGATCATGGCCAACGGGGCCACGGCGGATTTTATCAGCCCCGATTCCGTGGCGGGCCGTTCAAAGCTGGCCGAAGTGCTGTTTGACCTTGATGGCGTGGCGCGCGTCTTTTTCGGCAACGACTTCGTGGCCGTGACCCGTGCCGACAGCACGGAGTGGGAAGGCTTGCGCCCGCAGGTACTCGCGGTTCTGGCCGACTATCTGGCAACCGGTCAGGCCGTGGTGGAAAGCGACGCGCAGGTGGTGGAAGACCTGATTGCGCCGGGCGATGAAGAAATCGTCCAGCAGATCAAGGAACTGCTCGATACCCGCGTGCGCCCCGCCGTGGCGGGCGATGGGGGTGACATCGTGTTCCGCGGCTACCGTGATGGCATAGTCAGGCTGACCATGCAGGGTGCATGCTCGGGCTGCCCGTCTTCGCGTGCAACACTTAAGCACGGCGTGGAGAACATGCTGCGCCATTATGTGCCCGAAGTGGTATCGGTGGAGCAGGTAGAGGCCTGA